The following DNA comes from Paraburkholderia sp. PGU19.
CTTCGCCGCGCATCGACCGTTACCGGCGCCCCTATGAGGGCACCGACAATGCGCGTGAAGCGATGAACGCGTATCTGGAATGGGAATACGGTTTAGTCGCGCAACTGGACCGCGACGGCACGCATGGGTTCTTCGTGATCTGATCGGGGCTCGCGGGGAGTGACTGGGAAGCTCAGGCCGCGCGCGACAAACGCGCGGCCTTGAAGCTCTTTTCGATGCTCTCCGACAGTACCGTCAACGCCGACTGCATCTTACCGAGGGCGCGCGAGCGCACCATCCACACCGCTATTTCAGGCTTGAAGTCACCAAGCTGGATCACGTCGAGTTGCGTCGCGTGCGCGCTTGCATTCAGCAGCGGCAACGGCACGAGACCCAACCCGACGCCATCGGCGACGAGGCCGAGTTGAAGTTCGGTGCCGAGCGTTTCCAGATTCAGTTTCAATGCGTAGCCCTGCGCGGCAAGCGCATGCTGTAGCCCCGCGCGAAAACCGCAGCCATCGGGATTCAGCACCCAGCCATACGCCTGGCATTCGGCCAGCGTATGCACGCGCTTTTTCATGCTGCCCTTGCGCGCAACGACCGCCAGCTTCAACGGACCGAGCACCTCGCCGACCAGCGCTTCCGGCAACGCGCGGTTTGCAGGCAGCAGCACGACAGCCGCATCCAGTTCACCGTCTTCGACTTTTTGCAGCAGCGGATTGCCCCACCCCGTCGATACACGCGCCTGCAATTCCGGGTGCGCTTCACGTAACGCATGCAAGGCCTTAAGCATCGCGACGTCAGCGACCGTCTGCGCGACGCCAAGACGCAGCACGCCTGCAAGCGGCGCATCGTCGGTGACGAGATGCCTGAGCGCTTCGACTTCGCGCACGATCGCGCGGCATTGCTCGTAGACGGCGCGCCCCATCGGCGTCGTCTTCAACGGCTTTGTGTTGCGGTCGAGCAAGGCCACGCCGAGCGCTTCCTCGAAGTTCTGGATCCGGCGCGTCACGGCGGGTTGCGTGAGCGCCAGCGCATTGGCCGCCTGATTCAGCGACTGGCTGCGCACGACAGCGACAAAGGCCTCGATCTCATCGAGTTTCATTGAGTGCTTTCCGCTTGAAGGATTGATGATTGCTGTGCCGAGCTTAGCGTGATTGACCTATCACATTCAAGGCCGCGTACGCATTTCGATCTCGCATATTAGCAAAGCAGAACAATGCGTTTGCCTTATAAAAACCGACTGCGTATCGTGGGCTTTTCATCCTCTCTTGCGTCCGTCACGATCCATCATGCACCGTCTGCTCGCCCGTCTTCTGCTCATTGCGTTATCCACCGCGCCGTTCGCCGCTCATGCCGACACGACCCTCAAGGTCGGCGATCAGCAATTGCAGACGCGCGGCATTCTCGAAGCATCCGGGCAGTTGAAAGACGTGCCGTACAAGATCGAATGGTTCAACTTCCCCGCTGCGCAGCCGCTTGGCGAAGCATTGAATGCGGGTGCAATCGACGTCGGTGGACTCGGCGACGCGCCGTTGATCTTCGCCTACGCCGCCGGCGCAAAAGTGCGTGCCGTCGCGGTGGCGCGCTCACAGCCCATCGACCTCGCGATCATCGTTCCGGAGCAATCGCCTATCAAAAGCGCTGCCGATCTGAAAGGCAAGCGCATCGCGACGACGCGCGGCTCGATCGGCCATTACCTCGCTATCGCAACTCTGGAACGCGCGGGCATCAAGCTCTCCGACGTGTCCCTGCGCTTCATGCAACCCGCCGATGCAAAGGCCGCGCTCGCGTCGGGCAACGTCGATGCGTGGTCCACATGGGACCCGTACGTCGCGCTCGCCGAACAGCGCGATCACGACCGCAGCATCGCGAACGGCGTGAATCTCTCGTCGGGTCTGAGCTTCCAGGCAGCAACGGAAGACTCGATCAAAGCCAAGCGCGCGGAAATCGCCGACTTTCTGAAGCGCGTCGCGGCTGGGCAGCGCTGGGCGCTGTCGCATCCCGATGAAGTCGCCGCGATGCAATCGCGTGTGACGGGCTTGCCGCCCGAAGTGTTGAAGATCGTCTATCAGCGCGCGCAACTGCACCCCATCGCTATCGACGACCATGTGGTCGCCGAGCAGCAAAAGACCGCCGATCTCTATCACCGCGCCGACGTCATCAAAACGCGGCTCGACGTCGCCCCGAGTTTCGACCGTCAGTTTCCGCTGGATGCGCAGTGATCTCGCGCCGCGCATTGTCTAGCTCCATCGACACACAGAGTCCTATATGACACGCCGCCATCCCGACAGTGCATTCATCGATACCGAGCGCGACGCCGATGCTCTCGTGGCGCTTGCGGATCTCGACAGCCCGCAAGCCGATACGTGGCTCGCTGCGTTGACCGACGACTTCGCCGCAAGTGCCGCCGCGCTCGACGCGGGTCCGCATTTTCCACACGACAATCTCGCGAAGCTGCGCCGCTCTGGGCTACTTTCGTTGACGGTGCCGCGCGCGCTTGGCGGCCACGAGGCGACACTCGCGCAGACGTTGAAGGTGATACGTGCAATTGCGCGCGGCGAGCCTTCGACAGCGCTGATCGTCGTGATGCAATGTCTCTACCATCTGCGTTTGCAGGCAAATCCCAACTGGCCGATCGCGCTCAAGGAACGCATTGCGCGCGGCGCCGTCGAGCGCGGCGCGCTCATCAATTCGCTGCGCGTCGAGCCGGAACTCGGTTCGCCGTCGCGCGGCGGACTGCCTGGCACCGTCGGCAAACGGGAAAACGAACACTGGGTACTGAATGGCTGCAAGCTCTACTCGACGGGCAGTCCGGGGCTGACATGGTTTGCGGTATGGGGCCGCACGGATGAAGCGTCGCCGCGTGTCGGCACATGGCTTGTCCATCGCGACACGCCCGGCATCCGCTTCGGCGAGCCGTGGAATCATCTCGGCATGCGCGCGACGGGCAGTCACGAAGTCATCTTCGACAATGTGCGCGTGCCGCTCGATCACGCTGTCGATCTGCAATTCCCCGGTCCAGCAAGCGGCATGGACCCGGTCACCAGCCTCTGGATGAACGTGCTGTTGCCTTCGATCTACGACGGTGTCGCGCGCGCGGCACGCGACTGGTTCGTGCACTGGACATCGCAACGCGTGCCGTCGAGCCTGAATGCGCCGCTATCGAGCCTCGACAGTTTCCAGCAGACGGTTGGACGTATCGACGCATTGCTCTTCAACAACCGCGTGTTGCTCGATGCGGGCGCTGCCGGCCATGTGAGCGCAACGGAAGCGCCGACGATCAAATACCTCGTGAGCCAGCACGCGATCGAAGCCGTCGAGTTCGCGCTCGAAGCGAGCAGCAACCCGGGTTTGAGCCGCAACAACGCGCTCGAACGCCATTATCGCGACGTACTGTGCGCGCGTATCCACACACCACAGAACGATACGGTGCTCGGCAATCTCGGGCGCGCGGCGTTCGCATCGCTCGCATAGCACGGCCGTGAATACCGCTTGAACGTCGTGCCAACTCGACATTGGCGAGCTCCGGCGAAGCGCAGAAGCAATAACGCCGTTACCCGTGACGCAATGGTTCGCACCACGAGTAACGGCCAGATCCTGCCGGTGCCTGGATAACCGACAGGACTTGCACGCGACTGCTGTTATTCCTGAATGAACTGCAGCAGATCGGCGTTGACGAGATGCGCATGCGTCGTGCACATGCCATGCGGCGCGCCTTCGTAGATCTTCAGCTTGCCATTCGGAACCAGCTTCGACGAAAGCTTACCGGAATCGTCCAGCGGCACGATCTGATCCGCGTCGCCTTGCAGCACCAGCGTCGGCACGGTCATCTTCTTCAGGTCTTCCGTGAAGTCCGTTTCCGAGAACGCCTTGATACAGTCGTACGCGCTCTTGATCGAGCATTGCATGCCTGCATACCAGAACGCGTCGATCGTGCCTTGCGACGGCTTCGCGCCTTCGCGATTGAAGCCATAGAACGGCAAGGCCAGGTCCTTGAAGAATTGCGAGCGGTTTTCGATCACACCCTTGCGGATGTCGTCGAACACGGAGATCGGCAGGCCGCCCGGATTGGCAGGCGTTTTCAGCATCAGCGGCGGCACAGCGGAAATCAGCACGGCCTTGCGCACGCGTTGCGTGCCGTGCCGGCCGATATAGCGCGCGACTTCGCCACCGCCCGTCGAGTGGCCGACCAGTGCCGCATCCTTCAGATCGAGATGTTCGATCAGTTCCGCGAGATCGTCCGCGTAGCGGCTCATGTCGTTGCCGTCCCACGGCTGGCCCGAACGCCCATGCCCGCGCCGGTCATGGGCGATCACGCGATAGCCCTTTTCCGCGAGATACATCATCTGCGCGTCCCACGCGTCGGCGTTCAGCGGCCAGCCATGTGAGAACACGACCGGTTGTCCCGAACCCCAATCCTTATAGAAAAGCTGGGTGCCATCTTTCAATACAAACGTAGCCATTACCTGAACTCCTGGATTGATGCCAATTCAGCCGTCGCCCGTTTCGTCGATCCGACGAACGCGACACGGCGAAATACGCGCTTCGCGCCGTGCGATCCTTATCGCGGCCGGTGCATCGCGTACCAATCCAGTATCCAGGCTATCGGAAGACGGGCGTTGTGTATCGCCCCGACACTTTGGTATCTGCACGACCATTCGCGTTTGATGCAGTGGGGCGCGGCTCGCGTACAGGCCGTGCGGACGTGAATCGCGGCGTGCGTTTGCATAACCCGGCGCAGCACCGAAGCTCTACAGTCTGCATACATTCGATGCGCAAAACGTTGTGCGCCGGTTATTCACTTCCAGCATTCATTCCCACCATCATGGAAAGCAACATCAAGGGTCTTGCGCCGCACAGCGACAAGGCTGTGGAACATATCGAACACGATGACCAGCCGCGCGATCATCTGCGGTTTCAGCTTCCTTATGCGCATCTTTCGACTGTCTTCGGTAACGACTGGTTTGCGCTAAAGGCGGAATCGTTCGCGCGCTTCTTCGGCACGCCAACGTTTCTGTTGTCGCAAACCTTGATCGTCGCTATATGGATTGGATTGAACGTGTGCGGCGTGACGCGTTTCGACGTGTATCCGTTCGTCCTGTTGAATCTGGCGTTCAGCCTTCAATCGGCTTATGCGGCGCCGTTGATCCTGCTCGCACAAACGCGCCAGGCCGATCGCGACAAGGCGCATGCGGACGCCGACGCACGTCATCGTGAAGCATTGGCGCTTGCGGCGGAACGGCGTGACAAGGCGCTTGCGCATCAGACCCAGCAGATGCAGGCGCTTCTTCGGCAGAATACCGAGCTAACCGAGTTGACGCGCGATCTCACCGAACAGATCGCGCGCCTCACGCAGGACGTTCACGAGAAACTCACCCGCGATAAACACGGGAAAGCAACGTAACCTAGCACGGTTCACACCTCGGCGAGAACGGGCACAGGAAGCGTAATTTGCATGCTTGCGCCGCGCGCCGACGGTGTCACGCACGCGATGGAGCCGCCATGTCCTTCGACAATCGACCGGCAAATCGACAATCCCAAACCCATTCCCTCTGTCTTCGTCGTAAAGAACGCGCTAAAGAGTTTCTCTGCGACCTCGGATGAAATGCCCACACCGGAGTCTTCGACGGTAATAGAAACGCGCTGCCTTTCCTCGATGCGTGTTTGCAATCTGAGTTCGCGCGGCCGGTCCTGAATCGACGACATCGCCTGCAATCCGTTGACGGCCAGATTGATCAGCACCTGCTGCAATTGCACGCGGTCGCCGTTCACCGTCAACTCACCGGGCGCGAGATCCATCTTCACGACAGCGCCGTATCGCTTGACCTCGCGGTCCAGCAAGTCGATCGTTTCGACGACGAGGCTATTGAGGCCGAGCGGCGCAAACGTCGGTTCGCTTTTGCGGGCCAGCGCGCGTATGCGGCGGATGATCTCGCTTGAACGCCGCGCATTGCTCACCATGGCTTCGAACGCGTGGCACGCTTCATCGAGATTGGGTGTTTCGCGCCGCAGCCAGCGCAGGCCCGCTTCGCCGTGCGTCGTGATCGCGGCGAGCGGCTGGGTGACTTCATGAGCGATCGACGCCGCCAGTTCGCCGAGCATCGTGACACGCGTGGCGTGTGCAAGCTCGGTTGTCGAACGGTTCAGCGCCTCATGTGTCTCGTTCAGCTCGCGCACCTGCTCCGCGAGACGCGCGGCGTCGGCCTGGATGCGCAACGTCAGCGCCGTCGTCGCGATGATCGACAGACAGGCCACAGTCGCGCGTGCGAGCGCGGAGAAAGACTCTTCTTCGAGATGCCCGATCAGAAAACCGATGGCCGTTGCCCAGATGCAAGCAATCGCGACGATCAGTGTGCCACGACGCGACAGGACGGTGGCCGCCAGCATCACGACGATCGAGTACAACACCATGATTGCCGTGGCAAAGTGACCGAACGAATCGACCAGGAAGACGATCAACGCCAATCCGCCCGCGAGCGCCAGCGTCAGTGTGGGGTTCTGCTTGCCAAGAAAAGACACGCGTTCCATGTTCATGTCGAGAGCGGGAGAATCGGATTGGTCAAATCGCGCTCTATGCGGGACGGCAACGCGGCACAAGCCCACGGCGTCCAGCTTTGCAGCGCAGCTCACCCCGAATAGCGGACCGTGCTTCGAACCGCCTCTCGTTGCAGGCGATACCAGCATGGCTGTCCGGGCGGGGCGCGATTCTCGCGTTGTGCGTCCCGAACTCACGTTAACACGTCTCGCCGGCATTTATTCCGAAGCCGGTTGCGATAGGTGCGATCAGACAGGCATTGAAAGCGGAATTGAAGCTGACGCCTGTCGATGTCCGCCAATATGACGCGCGCGCGTAGCGCGAGCTTGCGTCGAGCGGGGATTTTTATCGGATTTGCACGGTGGCGTGTATGTCGAAGTGTACCGAATTCGACATTGCACTGACATGAGAGGCGTAGTTGCGCTTCGCGGGCTCTGCCGCGAAGCGCAAGCAGCGTTGAAGCAGGCGACACGTTGCGTGCCGCCAACCGTGCCCCAATCGCTCAGGCGAGCACGTCCGAAAACACGCGCGTCGCGAAACGGTTCGAGTCCGTTCCCGCATTGATCACGCCGACCGACTTCAGATCGTCGGCATACAACGCGATCTCTTTCTTGAACGCGTCGCCGATAGGGTGATGATGGTCCGTGTGACTCTTCAGCATCGCCGTCAATTGCGCGACGTCCGCGCCCGGCGCATTCGACGAGAAAATCGTCGCCGCCTCGGCGGGATGGTTCGCCGTCCACTCGGTCGCTTCGAGCAGCGCCTGCGTCAACGCCTGCGCGGTCGCGCGGTCCTTGCGAATCAGCGAGCCGCGCACGCCCAGCACGCAGCACACGCGGGTCGCATACTCGCCGCACAGGTTGTTCGACACTTCCTGCAAATGATCGGTCTCGCGCAGCGTCCAGATGGTCGGATCGCCATCGGCAATGGCCTGCACTTCGCCTTTTTTCAGCGCCTCGCCGAGCAGCGTTGCAGGATATTGCCGCCAGCGCACGTCATTGTCGGGATCGACGCCGAGCTTCTTGAGCGTGATCGCAAAGAAGTTCTTCGCGGGACTCGCCATATCGCTCACACCGACCGTGCGCCCTTTCAGCCCTTGCAGATCGACGATACCCGACGCTTTCGTCGCGAGCAGCCGCATGCAGCCGCCGTGGATGCCCGCCGTCAGCTTCACGTCGAAGCCCTGCTCCAGCGGCTTGATCCAGCGCAGCGCCATGCCGACGCCCGCATCCGATTTGCCCGTGGCGATCGCTTCGAGCAACTGGTCGGTCGAACCGGCGAAGTTGATCAGTTCGACATCGAGGCCATGCTTGCGAAAGAACCCCTGCTTGACGGCGACGGGCACGGGTGCCGTGCAGATTGCGCCGGCATTCCAGGAGAGCTTGAGCGGCTTAAGGTTCTCGTCGGCGACGGCGCGCATGCCGGGCAGAAACGATGCACCGCCCAGCGCGGCGGCACCCGCCGTCCACGCGGTCTTGCGCAGCCATGCGCGGCGTGATGCGCTGGCGGGCGTTGGATAGTCAGTCTTGTCGTCGGTTTTCATGTCGTTGTTTTCCCAATGCATAGTGTGGTTATGTGCAGCGTCATGCGACGAGACCGAGTTGCGCCAACACCTCGCGGCGCAGCGCGACGAGTTTCGGGTCGTCGCGATGACGCGGATACGGCGCGTCGTTGCGCACTTCCGCGACGATGCGCGCAGGCCGTTCGCTCAGCACGATCACTCGGTTCGCCACATACAAGGCCTCTTCGACGTCGTGCGTGACGAGCAGCACCGAGAAGCGCGCGGCTTGCCATAAGCGCACGAGTTCGCCCTGCATGCGGATGCGCGTCAGCGAATCGAGCTTGCCGAACGGTTCGTCGAGCACGAGCAGTTGCGGATCGTTGACGAGCGCGCGCGCCAGCGCTGCGCGCTGCGCCATGCCGCCTGAAAGCTGATGCGGAAACGCATCGGCGAACTTTTCCAGGCCAACCAGTTCGAGCGCAGCGTCAACGCGCTTCGCAGCACTGTCACGCGACACGCGATCGCGTCCCGTTCGCTGCGCTTCGGGGCCAAGCCCGACGTTGTCGCGCACCGTGCGCCATGGAAACAACGTCGGGTCCTGAAACACGACGACGCGCGACGGGTCCGGCCCGACGATCCGCTCGCCGTTCGCATGCAGCGCGCCATGTGCGGGCGTATCGAGGCCTGCGACGAGACGCAGCAATGTGGACTTGCCGCAGCCGCTCGGCCCGAGCAGCGCGACGAATTCGCCCGGCTCGACTGTGAGGCTGATGTCGTCGAGCACCGCGAGCGCTTCGCCGCGCAATGCAAAGCGATGACTGACGTTGCGCACGTCGATGCGCGCGCCCTGCCGCGCATCCGTGTGCGCGTGCGACGCTTGAGTAGCCGCTACCATTTGAGCAATCCCTTTTGCCAGGCCAACAGACGGTCGCGCACCTTGAACAGCAGTGTGATCAGACCGGAGCACATCAGCGCCATCACGAGCAGCGCGGCATACATGTTCGAGTACGCGGCCCAGCCTTGCGCCCATTGCAGATACCAGCCAAGCCCCGCCTTCACGCCCATCATCTCGGCGACGATCAGCACGGAAAACGATGCGCCCAACCCCATGAACAAGCCGACGAACACCGACGGCAGCGCGGCGGGAATCGCCACGCGCAGAATCAGGAACGAAGCGCGTGCGCCGAGCGTGCGCGCGACGTCGTAGTAAGCGGAGTTCACGCCCGCGACGCCGGACCACGTGAGCACCGCAA
Coding sequences within:
- a CDS encoding LysR family transcriptional regulator encodes the protein MKLDEIEAFVAVVRSQSLNQAANALALTQPAVTRRIQNFEEALGVALLDRNTKPLKTTPMGRAVYEQCRAIVREVEALRHLVTDDAPLAGVLRLGVAQTVADVAMLKALHALREAHPELQARVSTGWGNPLLQKVEDGELDAAVVLLPANRALPEALVGEVLGPLKLAVVARKGSMKKRVHTLAECQAYGWVLNPDGCGFRAGLQHALAAQGYALKLNLETLGTELQLGLVADGVGLGLVPLPLLNASAHATQLDVIQLGDFKPEIAVWMVRSRALGKMQSALTVLSESIEKSFKAARLSRAA
- a CDS encoding ABC transporter substrate-binding protein; translated protein: MHRLLARLLLIALSTAPFAAHADTTLKVGDQQLQTRGILEASGQLKDVPYKIEWFNFPAAQPLGEALNAGAIDVGGLGDAPLIFAYAAGAKVRAVAVARSQPIDLAIIVPEQSPIKSAADLKGKRIATTRGSIGHYLAIATLERAGIKLSDVSLRFMQPADAKAALASGNVDAWSTWDPYVALAEQRDHDRSIANGVNLSSGLSFQAATEDSIKAKRAEIADFLKRVAAGQRWALSHPDEVAAMQSRVTGLPPEVLKIVYQRAQLHPIAIDDHVVAEQQKTADLYHRADVIKTRLDVAPSFDRQFPLDAQ
- a CDS encoding acyl-CoA dehydrogenase family protein; the protein is MTRRHPDSAFIDTERDADALVALADLDSPQADTWLAALTDDFAASAAALDAGPHFPHDNLAKLRRSGLLSLTVPRALGGHEATLAQTLKVIRAIARGEPSTALIVVMQCLYHLRLQANPNWPIALKERIARGAVERGALINSLRVEPELGSPSRGGLPGTVGKRENEHWVLNGCKLYSTGSPGLTWFAVWGRTDEASPRVGTWLVHRDTPGIRFGEPWNHLGMRATGSHEVIFDNVRVPLDHAVDLQFPGPASGMDPVTSLWMNVLLPSIYDGVARAARDWFVHWTSQRVPSSLNAPLSSLDSFQQTVGRIDALLFNNRVLLDAGAAGHVSATEAPTIKYLVSQHAIEAVEFALEASSNPGLSRNNALERHYRDVLCARIHTPQNDTVLGNLGRAAFASLA
- a CDS encoding alpha/beta hydrolase, whose protein sequence is MATFVLKDGTQLFYKDWGSGQPVVFSHGWPLNADAWDAQMMYLAEKGYRVIAHDRRGHGRSGQPWDGNDMSRYADDLAELIEHLDLKDAALVGHSTGGGEVARYIGRHGTQRVRKAVLISAVPPLMLKTPANPGGLPISVFDDIRKGVIENRSQFFKDLALPFYGFNREGAKPSQGTIDAFWYAGMQCSIKSAYDCIKAFSETDFTEDLKKMTVPTLVLQGDADQIVPLDDSGKLSSKLVPNGKLKIYEGAPHGMCTTHAHLVNADLLQFIQE
- a CDS encoding DUF1003 domain-containing protein translates to MRKTLCAGYSLPAFIPTIMESNIKGLAPHSDKAVEHIEHDDQPRDHLRFQLPYAHLSTVFGNDWFALKAESFARFFGTPTFLLSQTLIVAIWIGLNVCGVTRFDVYPFVLLNLAFSLQSAYAAPLILLAQTRQADRDKAHADADARHREALALAAERRDKALAHQTQQMQALLRQNTELTELTRDLTEQIARLTQDVHEKLTRDKHGKAT
- a CDS encoding ATP-binding protein — translated: MERVSFLGKQNPTLTLALAGGLALIVFLVDSFGHFATAIMVLYSIVVMLAATVLSRRGTLIVAIACIWATAIGFLIGHLEEESFSALARATVACLSIIATTALTLRIQADAARLAEQVRELNETHEALNRSTTELAHATRVTMLGELAASIAHEVTQPLAAITTHGEAGLRWLRRETPNLDEACHAFEAMVSNARRSSEIIRRIRALARKSEPTFAPLGLNSLVVETIDLLDREVKRYGAVVKMDLAPGELTVNGDRVQLQQVLINLAVNGLQAMSSIQDRPRELRLQTRIEERQRVSITVEDSGVGISSEVAEKLFSAFFTTKTEGMGLGLSICRSIVEGHGGSIACVTPSARGASMQITLPVPVLAEV
- a CDS encoding ABC transporter substrate-binding protein — its product is MKTDDKTDYPTPASASRRAWLRKTAWTAGAAALGGASFLPGMRAVADENLKPLKLSWNAGAICTAPVPVAVKQGFFRKHGLDVELINFAGSTDQLLEAIATGKSDAGVGMALRWIKPLEQGFDVKLTAGIHGGCMRLLATKASGIVDLQGLKGRTVGVSDMASPAKNFFAITLKKLGVDPDNDVRWRQYPATLLGEALKKGEVQAIADGDPTIWTLRETDHLQEVSNNLCGEYATRVCCVLGVRGSLIRKDRATAQALTQALLEATEWTANHPAEAATIFSSNAPGADVAQLTAMLKSHTDHHHPIGDAFKKEIALYADDLKSVGVINAGTDSNRFATRVFSDVLA
- a CDS encoding ABC transporter ATP-binding protein, with translation MVAATQASHAHTDARQGARIDVRNVSHRFALRGEALAVLDDISLTVEPGEFVALLGPSGCGKSTLLRLVAGLDTPAHGALHANGERIVGPDPSRVVVFQDPTLFPWRTVRDNVGLGPEAQRTGRDRVSRDSAAKRVDAALELVGLEKFADAFPHQLSGGMAQRAALARALVNDPQLLVLDEPFGKLDSLTRIRMQGELVRLWQAARFSVLLVTHDVEEALYVANRVIVLSERPARIVAEVRNDAPYPRHRDDPKLVALRREVLAQLGLVA